The following coding sequences lie in one Myxococcus xanthus genomic window:
- a CDS encoding YgaP-like transmembrane domain, with protein sequence MVVGFLASRPGRWLRIVTGAGMVVGGLATGTSRGAAVALVGLGPLVAAALDWVPTAALFGLPMDGPTLRRELGVSDEASLLEGFPRVSMRDTSPTLH encoded by the coding sequence ATGGTCGTTGGTTTCTTGGCGTCGCGGCCGGGGCGGTGGCTCCGCATCGTGACGGGCGCTGGGATGGTGGTGGGCGGACTGGCGACAGGGACGTCGCGAGGCGCGGCGGTGGCGCTCGTGGGCCTGGGGCCCCTGGTGGCCGCGGCCCTGGACTGGGTGCCCACGGCGGCGCTCTTTGGCCTGCCCATGGACGGCCCGACGCTGCGGCGCGAGCTGGGTGTGTCCGACGAGGCGTCGTTGTTGGAAGGCTTCCCTCGCGTGTCCATGCGGGACACCTCGCCGACGCTTCACTGA
- a CDS encoding DUF2171 domain-containing protein, whose amino-acid sequence MFSRSEIHKGMKVRGNDGHVLGRIIEMTGDELIVEKGLIRRHDFAVSLTDVREVVGGEVVLNHGRDSLFSAPREVPPTKH is encoded by the coding sequence ATGTTTAGTCGTTCGGAAATCCACAAGGGGATGAAGGTGCGCGGAAACGACGGGCACGTTCTCGGACGCATCATCGAGATGACAGGGGATGAACTCATCGTGGAGAAGGGCCTCATCCGCCGGCATGACTTCGCGGTGTCCCTGACGGACGTGCGTGAAGTCGTGGGTGGAGAAGTCGTGCTCAACCACGGGCGGGACAGCCTCTTCTCCGCGCCCCGGGAAGTCCCGCCCACGAAGCACTGA
- a CDS encoding MFS transporter, translated as MRRLVLGLLCRIGLTRPALRAWAMYDWANSAFITTVVTVVFPLYYASVAAEGLPREVATSRFATATAVALSVVAVLSPVLGALSDRAGRIKHMLGIFAGLGMVSTLALATVGPGDWEWGLLLFGLGNVGVTGSIVFADALLRHIARDDELDRVSTAGYALGYLGGGLLLAAQLVLLMKPQWFGLADAGAASRVAFASVAVWWAIFSVPLFRRIPEPKPDVSVQRPPLSLRGIFTQLAGTLGGLRQHRQAFLLLVAYLLYSDGIGTIIRLSTLYGTELGIGRGALIGALLLTQVVGVPCAVLFGRAAGRVGVKRALMFALSVYVGVTFLGYFMRTPVHFFALALLVGMVQGGSQALSRSLFAQMVPRDRAAEFFGLFSVFEKVTAVAGPLVFAATVELTGSSRQAVLSLLFFFVSGAAVLSRVDVAAGRRAAREAEARAGWRGDGAPEVTSAPEGAPDASRGV; from the coding sequence ATGAGGCGTCTGGTGCTGGGGCTCCTGTGTCGCATCGGCCTGACGCGGCCCGCGCTGCGCGCGTGGGCGATGTACGACTGGGCGAACTCGGCCTTCATCACCACCGTCGTCACGGTGGTGTTCCCGCTCTACTACGCCTCCGTGGCGGCGGAGGGACTGCCGCGCGAGGTGGCCACCAGCCGCTTCGCCACCGCCACCGCGGTGGCGCTGAGCGTGGTGGCGGTGCTGTCACCGGTGCTGGGCGCGCTGAGCGACCGGGCCGGACGCATCAAGCACATGCTGGGCATCTTCGCGGGCCTGGGCATGGTGTCCACGCTGGCGCTGGCCACGGTGGGCCCGGGTGACTGGGAGTGGGGTCTGCTGCTCTTCGGGCTGGGCAACGTGGGCGTGACGGGCAGCATCGTCTTCGCGGACGCGCTCCTGCGGCACATCGCCCGGGATGATGAGCTGGACCGTGTGTCCACCGCGGGCTACGCGCTGGGCTATCTGGGCGGCGGTCTGCTGCTGGCCGCGCAGCTGGTGCTGTTGATGAAGCCCCAGTGGTTCGGACTGGCGGACGCGGGGGCCGCGTCGCGCGTGGCCTTCGCCTCCGTGGCGGTGTGGTGGGCCATCTTCTCGGTGCCCCTCTTCCGGCGCATCCCCGAACCAAAACCGGACGTGTCCGTCCAACGTCCCCCGCTGTCCCTGCGCGGCATCTTCACGCAGCTGGCGGGCACGCTGGGCGGGCTGCGCCAGCACCGTCAGGCCTTTCTGTTGCTGGTGGCCTATCTGCTCTACAGCGACGGCATCGGCACCATCATCCGCTTGTCCACGCTGTACGGGACGGAGCTGGGCATTGGCCGGGGCGCGCTGATTGGTGCGTTGCTGCTGACGCAGGTGGTGGGTGTGCCGTGCGCGGTGCTGTTCGGGCGCGCCGCGGGACGGGTGGGGGTGAAGCGCGCGCTGATGTTCGCCCTGTCGGTGTACGTGGGGGTGACGTTCCTGGGCTACTTCATGCGCACGCCGGTGCACTTCTTCGCGCTCGCGTTGCTGGTGGGCATGGTGCAGGGCGGCAGTCAGGCCTTGAGCCGTTCGCTCTTCGCGCAGATGGTGCCCCGGGACAGGGCGGCGGAGTTCTTCGGCCTCTTCAGCGTCTTCGAGAAAGTCACGGCGGTGGCGGGCCCGCTGGTGTTCGCGGCCACGGTGGAGCTGACGGGCTCCAGCCGGCAGGCGGTGCTGTCCCTGCTCTTCTTCTTCGTGTCGGGCGCGGCGGTGCTGTCCCGGGTGGACGTGGCCGCGGGGCGACGCGCGGCCCGCGAGGCGGAGGCCCGTGCCGGATGGCGCGGCGACGGTGCACCGGAGGTCACCTCGGCCCCGGAGGGCGCGCCGGACGCGAGCCGCGGCGTCTGA
- a CDS encoding ornithine cyclodeaminase family protein: protein MRTLLLTRSDVSRNLQAPLLLEDMREAFRTDALARTVAPQRARAPLHAEGTALVLFPGSLPSIPAYSVKVHAKFPGQSPAIRGVVHLHDVATGEVMAVMDAGHLTAVRTGVVGALSADVLARPDASRVALIGAGRQAVLQLKSLRLVRSLTHVRVFDTAPERSLAFATRMYQELNLPVRMAESMEEAVSDADIIVTATWSRHPFLHPGMVRPGTHIIALGADEPGKAELSAELLRQSRFIVDHRGLAVSTGAAGAVGLGEESIHAELGEVLAGLKPGRTSAEDVTVFAAVGLPFQDLAAAWHVYQSVQGDDAVGGVDFGA from the coding sequence ATGCGCACGCTCCTGCTGACCCGCTCCGACGTCTCCCGCAACCTGCAGGCTCCTCTCTTGCTGGAGGACATGCGCGAGGCCTTCCGCACCGACGCCCTGGCACGCACCGTGGCACCGCAGCGCGCCCGGGCCCCCCTCCACGCCGAGGGCACCGCCCTGGTGCTGTTCCCTGGCAGCCTGCCCTCCATCCCCGCCTACTCCGTGAAGGTGCACGCGAAGTTCCCCGGCCAGTCGCCGGCGATTCGAGGCGTGGTGCACCTGCACGACGTCGCTACCGGCGAGGTGATGGCGGTGATGGACGCCGGCCACCTGACTGCGGTGCGCACGGGCGTGGTGGGCGCGCTGTCGGCGGACGTGCTGGCGCGGCCGGACGCGAGCCGGGTGGCGCTCATTGGCGCGGGCCGGCAGGCGGTGCTGCAGCTCAAGTCGTTGCGGCTGGTGCGCTCGCTGACGCACGTGCGGGTGTTCGACACGGCGCCGGAGCGCTCGCTCGCCTTCGCCACGCGCATGTACCAGGAGTTGAACCTGCCGGTGCGGATGGCGGAGTCCATGGAGGAGGCCGTCTCCGACGCGGACATCATCGTGACGGCGACGTGGAGCCGTCACCCCTTCCTGCACCCCGGCATGGTGCGGCCGGGCACGCACATCATCGCGCTGGGCGCGGACGAGCCGGGCAAGGCCGAGCTGTCCGCGGAGCTGCTGCGTCAGTCGCGGTTCATCGTCGACCACCGGGGCCTGGCGGTGTCCACCGGCGCCGCGGGCGCGGTGGGGCTGGGTGAGGAGTCCATCCACGCGGAGCTGGGCGAGGTGTTGGCCGGCCTGAAGCCCGGGCGCACGTCCGCGGAGGACGTCACCGTCTTCGCGGCGGTAGGACTGCCCTTCCAGGACCTGGCGGCGGCCTGGCACGTCTACCAGTCGGTCCAGGGCGACGACGCAGTGGGCGGGGTGGACTTCGGCGCATGA
- a CDS encoding ATP-binding protein — MLETESRTAGDKEASGARTLKAAEFLRAHQEEVLEDWQRAMRAFHVGHAAQPSWLLDHMPQLLNMLADLIDHGPDEILTTVPDEHAMSRLDAGFDLGQVASEYALLRKCILHRMEAEAAYPAPGELERMEDALDRIVTRTVTSFSQGRQRILQALDRMTQAALDSPSMASLPSRLLTVLVESALSVDSAAFVLVEGDALVVRAAVGLGADEALGVSLEREEGFVGEVLRQRQPLTLRSASTDPRVTLPTLKQEGLRAVYGVPLLDGDQLLGMAYMCSRTAFVFSEPDALLFRTMAQRATAHLVQARLRARERQAHADAQRSLAQLDALLASTPLGIAQLDRELRFVRINQAMADIDGHSPEAHLGRRFQEMAPVTAVATFEPMFRRMIETGEPVDAVEFTIPGDARTFQASVHPVRTPDQGVLGLSCTVVDVSHHKRAEAVLQRAVDFREQLMAVLGHDLRNPLNAINASAFQLTRSEDLTPPERRAVDRIRKATARMGRMITDILDFARTRLGGGLPVARQPMDFVEVCQATLEELRVSAPERSLVFEAHGDTRGNWDPDRVSQVLGNLVANALQHGQEDRPVCVTVRGEAREVVLEVHNTGEPIASELMPRLFDPFKSMPATAPPQDVARKKRSLGLGLYIVSQIVGAHGGHVEVRSNRDQGTTFTVHWPRTLTTLGGA; from the coding sequence ATGCTGGAGACAGAGTCACGCACAGCGGGCGACAAGGAGGCCTCCGGGGCTCGGACGCTCAAGGCGGCGGAGTTCCTGCGCGCCCACCAGGAGGAGGTGCTGGAGGACTGGCAGCGGGCCATGCGAGCGTTTCACGTGGGACACGCGGCGCAGCCTTCGTGGCTGCTGGACCACATGCCCCAGTTGCTCAACATGCTCGCGGACCTCATCGACCACGGCCCGGACGAAATCCTCACCACGGTGCCGGACGAGCACGCGATGTCCCGGCTGGACGCCGGCTTCGACCTGGGCCAGGTGGCGTCCGAGTACGCGCTCCTGCGCAAGTGCATCCTCCACAGGATGGAAGCCGAAGCGGCCTACCCCGCGCCGGGCGAGTTGGAGCGGATGGAGGACGCGCTGGACCGGATTGTCACCCGGACGGTGACGTCCTTCTCCCAGGGGCGGCAGCGCATCCTCCAGGCCCTGGACCGGATGACGCAGGCCGCGCTGGACAGCCCTTCCATGGCCAGCCTCCCCTCGCGGCTGCTCACCGTCCTGGTGGAGTCTGCGCTCTCGGTCGACTCGGCGGCGTTCGTGCTGGTGGAAGGCGACGCGCTGGTGGTGCGCGCCGCGGTGGGCCTGGGCGCGGACGAGGCGCTCGGCGTGTCGCTGGAGCGGGAGGAAGGATTCGTGGGCGAGGTGCTCCGCCAGCGTCAGCCCCTGACGCTGCGCTCAGCGTCCACGGACCCTCGCGTGACACTGCCCACGCTGAAGCAGGAAGGGCTGCGCGCCGTGTACGGCGTGCCCCTGCTGGATGGCGACCAACTCCTGGGCATGGCGTACATGTGCTCGCGCACCGCCTTCGTCTTCTCCGAACCGGACGCCCTCTTGTTCCGGACCATGGCGCAGCGAGCCACCGCGCACCTGGTGCAGGCCCGGCTCCGGGCCCGCGAGCGCCAGGCCCACGCGGACGCCCAGCGCTCGCTGGCGCAACTGGACGCGCTGCTGGCCTCCACACCTCTGGGCATCGCCCAGTTGGACCGGGAGTTGCGCTTCGTGCGCATCAACCAGGCCATGGCGGACATCGACGGCCACTCGCCGGAAGCCCACCTGGGCCGCCGCTTCCAGGAGATGGCCCCCGTGACGGCCGTGGCCACGTTCGAGCCCATGTTCCGCCGCATGATTGAGACAGGTGAACCCGTGGACGCCGTCGAGTTCACCATCCCTGGAGATGCCCGGACCTTCCAGGCCAGCGTCCACCCGGTCCGCACGCCCGACCAAGGGGTGCTGGGCTTGAGCTGCACGGTGGTGGATGTCTCCCACCACAAGCGGGCGGAGGCCGTACTCCAGCGGGCGGTGGACTTCCGGGAACAACTCATGGCGGTGTTGGGACACGACCTGCGCAACCCACTCAACGCCATCAACGCCTCGGCCTTCCAGCTCACGCGGTCCGAGGACCTGACTCCACCCGAGCGTCGCGCCGTGGACCGCATCCGCAAGGCCACCGCGCGCATGGGGCGCATGATTACGGACATCCTCGACTTCGCCCGCACCCGCCTGGGCGGGGGGCTTCCCGTGGCCCGCCAGCCCATGGACTTCGTGGAGGTATGCCAGGCGACGCTGGAGGAGCTCCGGGTCAGCGCCCCGGAGCGCTCGCTGGTGTTCGAGGCGCACGGAGACACCCGGGGGAACTGGGACCCGGACCGGGTATCGCAGGTGCTGGGCAATCTGGTGGCCAACGCCCTCCAGCATGGCCAGGAAGACAGACCGGTGTGTGTCACGGTGCGCGGAGAGGCGCGTGAGGTGGTGCTGGAGGTCCACAACACCGGCGAGCCGATTGCGTCCGAGCTGATGCCGCGCCTGTTCGACCCGTTCAAGAGCATGCCCGCAACCGCGCCACCGCAGGACGTCGCGAGGAAGAAGCGCAGCCTGGGCCTGGGCCTCTACATCGTCAGCCAGATTGTCGGCGCACACGGGGGGCACGTGGAGGTCCGCTCCAACCGAGACCAGGGCACCACCTTCACCGTCCACTGGCCCCGCACCCTCACGACGCTCGGGGGCGCATGA